A genomic stretch from Theobroma cacao cultivar B97-61/B2 chromosome 4, Criollo_cocoa_genome_V2, whole genome shotgun sequence includes:
- the LOC108661760 gene encoding syntaxin-22-like, giving the protein MSFQDVSSGGRHSSSSSSMESKSPSQAVAAGIFQINTAVAAFRRLVDAIGTAKDTPDHRQKLHNTRQRILQLVKETSAKLKALSESDHDPTVNPSKKIEDAKLARVFQTTLQEFQKVQQLASERESTYSPAAPPPSLPTSSGSDDSWAPTLPQEKQPFLMEQRRQEVILLDNEIAFNEAMIEEREQGIKEVEEQIGQVNEIFKDLAVLVHEQGVIIDDISSNIGSSSAATTQATVQLVKASKSVKSQTSWCWWVLVVFVLVLVIFLLVLII; this is encoded by the exons ATGAGCTTTCAAGACGTTTCAAGTGGTGGTCGACACtcctcatcttcatcatcCATGGAGTCTAAGAGCCCCTCACAAGCGGTGGCAGCCGGTATCTTCCAGATCAACACTGCCGTTGCTGCTTTCCGTCGCCTCGTGGATGCCATCGGCACCGCCAAGGACACTCCTGATCACCGCCAAAAACT GCACAATACCAGGCAAAGGATTCTGCAATTAGTGAAGGAAACTTCCGCTAAGCTCAAGGCTTTGAGTGAATCCGATCATGACCCTACTGTCAAT CCAAGTAAGAAGATAGAAGATGCAAAGCTGGCTAGAGTCTTTCAGACCACACTGCAAGAATTTCAGAAAGTTCAGCAGCTGGCCTCTGAACGCGAGTCTACTTATTCTCCTGCTGCTCCTCCACCCTCCTTGCCTACAAG CTCTGGCTCTGATGATTCTTGGGCACCTACTCTGCCTCAAGAGAAACAACCTTTTCTTATGGAACAGAGGAG ACAAGAGGTAATTTTGCTGGATAATGAAATTGCCTTCAATGAAGCCATGATTGAGGAAAGGGAACAAGGTATCAAAGAAGTAGAGGAGCAAATAGGACAAGTAAATGAAATATTCAAGGACCTTGCTGTTCTTGTCCATGAGCAGGGTGTGATCATTG AtgacatttcatcaaacattGGTTCTTCCTCTGCTGCAACAACCCAGGCTACAGTTCAACTAGTTAAGGCTTCCAAAAGTGTGAAATCCCAAACCTCATGG TGTTGGTGGGTGCTGGTAGTTTTTGTGTTGGTGCTGGTAATCTTTCTCCTTGTTCTTATCATTTAG